One Mycobacterium kubicae genomic window carries:
- a CDS encoding NAD(P)-dependent oxidoreductase, with protein sequence MTPPRLGYIGLGNQGAPMAKRLVDWPGGLTVFDVRAEAMMPFVDCGATAAAGLSDVARADIISVTVLNDQQVREVITGQDGLAAHAKPGTVIAIHSTIDHTTAEELARDLEPRGIHVIDAPVSGGAGAAAEGKLATMVGADEETFQRIKEPFAKWASLVIHAGAPGAGTRMKLARNMLTFVSYAAAAEAEKLAEASGLSLRALAKVVRHSDALTGGPSAIMFRNTTAPMQPDDPLRPMLEHTRGLGEKDLSLALALGDAVSVDLPLAKLALQNLAAGLGVPHSDTEPKEA encoded by the coding sequence ATGACCCCTCCGCGGTTGGGATACATCGGTTTAGGCAACCAGGGTGCGCCCATGGCCAAGCGCCTGGTCGACTGGCCGGGCGGTTTGACGGTGTTCGACGTACGCGCCGAAGCGATGATGCCGTTTGTCGACTGCGGTGCCACCGCCGCGGCCGGACTATCCGATGTCGCTAGAGCCGACATCATCAGCGTCACGGTGCTCAACGACCAGCAGGTGCGTGAGGTGATCACCGGACAAGACGGGCTGGCCGCACATGCCAAGCCAGGCACCGTGATTGCGATCCACTCCACCATCGACCACACCACCGCCGAAGAGTTGGCCCGCGACCTCGAGCCGCGGGGCATCCACGTCATCGACGCGCCCGTCAGCGGCGGCGCCGGTGCGGCCGCCGAGGGCAAGTTGGCCACCATGGTGGGCGCCGACGAGGAGACCTTTCAGCGGATCAAGGAACCGTTCGCCAAATGGGCGTCGCTGGTGATTCACGCCGGTGCACCCGGGGCGGGGACGCGAATGAAGTTGGCCCGCAACATGCTGACCTTCGTGTCGTATGCGGCCGCGGCCGAAGCCGAGAAGCTGGCCGAGGCCAGCGGGCTCAGCCTGCGGGCGCTGGCCAAAGTGGTCCGGCACAGTGATGCCCTCACCGGTGGCCCGTCGGCGATCATGTTCCGCAACACCACGGCGCCGATGCAGCCCGACGATCCGCTGCGCCCGATGCTCGAACACACCCGCGGCCTGGGCGAGAAGGATCTGAGTCTGGCCCTGGCCCTGGGCGATGCGGTATCGGTGGACCTGCCGCTGGCCAAGCTGGCCCTGCAGAACCTGGCGGCCGGGCTGGGCGTACCGCACTCGGACACCGAACCGAAGGAGGCGTGA
- a CDS encoding SDR family oxidoreductase has translation MGRFENKVAIVTGSGGGIGQAYVEALAREGAAVVVADINAEAAEAVAKQIAADGGTAISVPVDVSDPVSAKEMADRTLAEFGGIDYLVNNAAIFGGMKLDFLLTVDPEYYKRFMSVNLDGALWCTRAVYKKMAKRGGGAIVNQSSTAAWLYANFYGLAKVGINGLTQQLSRELGGQNIRINAIAPGPIDTEANRTTTPKEIVDDIVKGLPLSRMGTPEDLVGMCLFLLSDQASWITGQIFNVDGGQIFRS, from the coding sequence GTGGGGCGGTTCGAGAACAAGGTAGCCATTGTCACCGGATCCGGCGGCGGCATCGGGCAGGCGTATGTCGAGGCTCTGGCCCGCGAAGGCGCCGCGGTCGTCGTGGCCGACATCAATGCCGAGGCGGCCGAGGCGGTGGCCAAGCAGATCGCCGCCGACGGCGGCACCGCCATCAGCGTTCCGGTCGACGTGTCCGATCCGGTGTCGGCCAAGGAGATGGCCGATCGCACACTGGCCGAATTCGGCGGCATCGACTACCTGGTCAACAACGCCGCGATTTTCGGCGGCATGAAGCTGGACTTCCTGCTCACCGTGGATCCGGAGTACTACAAGAGGTTCATGAGCGTGAACCTCGACGGCGCCCTGTGGTGCACCCGCGCGGTGTACAAGAAGATGGCCAAGCGCGGCGGTGGGGCGATCGTCAACCAGTCGTCCACGGCGGCGTGGTTGTACGCCAACTTCTACGGTCTGGCCAAGGTCGGCATCAACGGTCTCACCCAACAACTCTCGCGGGAACTGGGCGGCCAGAACATCCGGATCAACGCCATCGCGCCCGGGCCCATCGACACCGAGGCCAACCGCACCACCACGCCCAAGGAAATCGTCGACGACATCGTCAAGGGACTTCCCTTGTCGCGCATGGGCACACCTGAGGATCTGGTCGGCATGTGCCTGTTCCTGCTCAGCGATCAGGCATCGTGGATCACCGGGCAGATCTTCAATGTCGACGGCGGACAGATCTTCCGGTCATGA
- a CDS encoding aldehyde dehydrogenase, with translation MALLADGASALFIDGKLTEGNAGTFPTVNPATEEVLGVAADADAEDMNRAIDAARRAFDDTDWSRNTELRVRCVRQLRDALQQHIEELRDLTIAEVGAPRMLTSIAQLEGPVNDLAFAADTAESYSWQQDLGEAAPMGIPTRRTVVREAVGVVGAITPWNFPHQINLAKLGPALAAGNTVVLKPAPDTPWCAAVLGEIIAEHTDIPPGVVNIVTSSDHSVGALLAKDPRVDMVSFTGSTTTGRSVMSDAAATIKKVFLELGGKSAFLVLDDADLGGAVGVAAFSVCMHAGQGCAITTRLVVPRARYDEAVAIAAATMSGIKPGDPNDSGTICGPLISARQRDRVQGYLDLAVSEGGSFACGGGRPADRDVGFFIEPTVIAGLDNTARPAREEIFGPVLTVIAHDGDDDAVRIANDSAYGLSGTVFGADPDRAAKVASRLRVGTVNVNGGVWYSADMPFGGYKQSGNGREMGLAGFEEYLETKAIATAAN, from the coding sequence ATGGCGTTGTTGGCTGACGGCGCGAGTGCGCTGTTCATCGACGGCAAGCTGACCGAAGGCAACGCCGGAACCTTTCCGACGGTCAACCCGGCGACCGAGGAGGTGCTGGGTGTGGCCGCCGACGCGGACGCCGAAGACATGAACCGCGCCATCGACGCGGCCCGGCGCGCGTTCGACGACACCGACTGGTCCCGCAACACCGAACTGCGGGTCCGGTGTGTGCGGCAACTGCGCGATGCGCTGCAGCAACACATCGAAGAGTTGCGGGATTTGACCATCGCCGAAGTCGGCGCCCCGCGCATGTTGACGTCGATCGCCCAACTGGAGGGTCCTGTCAACGATTTGGCGTTCGCGGCGGATACGGCCGAATCGTATTCGTGGCAGCAGGATCTGGGCGAAGCGGCGCCGATGGGGATCCCCACGCGGCGCACCGTCGTTCGGGAAGCCGTCGGAGTCGTGGGTGCGATCACCCCGTGGAATTTCCCGCATCAGATCAACCTGGCCAAGCTGGGTCCCGCGCTGGCGGCCGGTAATACCGTCGTTCTCAAGCCGGCGCCCGATACGCCTTGGTGCGCCGCAGTGTTGGGCGAGATCATCGCCGAGCACACCGACATACCGCCCGGCGTGGTCAACATCGTGACCTCCAGCGACCACAGTGTCGGCGCCCTGTTGGCCAAAGATCCTCGGGTGGACATGGTTTCGTTCACCGGCTCCACCACGACGGGTCGCAGCGTGATGTCCGACGCGGCGGCGACCATCAAGAAAGTGTTCTTGGAGTTGGGCGGCAAGTCGGCGTTCCTCGTGCTCGACGACGCCGACTTGGGCGGTGCTGTCGGAGTTGCGGCCTTCTCGGTCTGCATGCACGCCGGGCAAGGATGCGCGATCACGACTCGGCTGGTGGTGCCGCGGGCCCGTTATGACGAGGCGGTCGCCATCGCGGCGGCCACCATGTCGGGGATCAAGCCAGGTGATCCCAATGACTCCGGAACCATCTGCGGGCCACTGATTTCCGCGCGGCAACGCGACCGCGTCCAGGGCTACCTCGACCTGGCGGTCTCCGAAGGCGGCAGCTTCGCCTGCGGCGGCGGCCGACCGGCCGACCGCGACGTCGGGTTCTTCATCGAGCCCACTGTGATCGCCGGCCTGGACAACACCGCCCGGCCCGCCCGGGAAGAGATCTTCGGTCCGGTGCTGACGGTGATCGCGCATGACGGCGACGACGACGCGGTCCGGATCGCCAACGACTCGGCCTACGGGTTGTCCGGCACCGTCTTCGGCGCCGACCCGGACCGCGCCGCCAAAGTCGCATCGCGGCTGCGAGTCGGCACCGTCAACGTCAACGGCGGCGTCTGGTATTCGGCCGACATGCCGTTCGGCGGATACAAGCAGTCCGGCAACGGCCGCGAGATGGGTCTGGCCGGGTTCGAGGAGTACTTGGAAACCAAAGCCATTGCGACAGCGGCTAACTAA
- a CDS encoding TetR/AcrR family transcriptional regulator encodes MSSDALVSVSAPTGQAPRNRRQEETFRKVLAAGMETLRESSYADLTVRMVAARAKVAPATAYTYFSSKNHLIAEVYLDLVRRVPFFTDVNEPMPVRVDQALRHLALVVADEPEVGAACTAALLGGGTDPAVRAARDRIGAEIHRRIASAIGPGAEPITVSALEMAFFGALVQAGSGEFTYHEIADRLAGVVSLILAGAANDHGSSR; translated from the coding sequence GTGTCCAGCGATGCACTGGTGAGCGTCAGCGCTCCGACGGGGCAGGCGCCGCGCAACCGCCGCCAAGAAGAGACCTTCCGCAAGGTACTGGCGGCCGGGATGGAGACGCTGCGGGAAAGTTCCTACGCCGATCTGACCGTGCGCATGGTGGCGGCCCGCGCCAAGGTGGCGCCGGCCACCGCCTACACCTACTTCTCGTCGAAGAACCATCTGATCGCCGAGGTCTACCTCGACCTGGTGCGGCGGGTGCCCTTCTTCACCGACGTCAACGAACCGATGCCGGTTCGGGTGGACCAGGCGCTGCGGCATCTCGCCTTGGTGGTCGCCGACGAACCCGAGGTCGGTGCCGCGTGCACCGCCGCGTTGCTGGGCGGCGGTACCGACCCTGCGGTGCGTGCCGCGCGCGACCGGATCGGCGCCGAGATTCACCGCCGCATCGCCTCGGCCATAGGACCGGGCGCCGAGCCCATAACGGTATCCGCCCTGGAGATGGCGTTTTTCGGCGCGCTGGTGCAGGCCGGCAGCGGTGAGTTCACCTACCACGAGATCGCCGACCGTCTGGCCGGCGTGGTGAGCCTGATTCTGGCCGGGGCCGCGAACGACCATGGGAGCAGCCGATGA
- a CDS encoding cytochrome P450, translating to MTVSVGGPELVLDPYDYDFHEDPYPYYRRLRNEAPLYRNDELNFWALSRHQDVLQGFRNSTALSNVYGVSLDPVSRNAEAHRVMSFLAMDDPGHLRLRTLVSKGFTPRRIRELEPRVRDLACLHLDAALQHESFDFVAEFAGKLPMDVISELMGVPEPDRARIRALADGVMHREDGVADVPASAMQASAELLVYYAEMVSERRNKPSEDLTSALLEAEIDGDRLSDEEIMAFLFLMVVAGNETTTKLLANAAYWGWKNPDELAGVFADHSRIPLWAEETLRYDTSSQILARHVAQPFTLYDTTIPEGEVLLLLPGSANRDDRVFEQPDDYRIGREIGSKLVSFGSGAHFCLGAHLARMEARVALDELFNRIRSYEVDEDNAVRVHSSNVRGFAHLPITVEAK from the coding sequence ATGACCGTCAGCGTGGGTGGGCCCGAACTAGTATTGGATCCCTACGACTACGACTTCCATGAGGACCCGTACCCGTACTACCGGCGGCTGCGCAACGAGGCACCGCTGTACCGCAATGACGAGCTCAACTTCTGGGCATTGTCGCGCCACCAAGACGTGCTGCAGGGTTTCCGTAACAGCACCGCGCTGTCCAATGTCTATGGGGTGTCGTTGGATCCGGTGTCACGCAACGCCGAAGCCCATCGGGTGATGTCGTTCCTGGCCATGGACGACCCCGGCCACCTGAGGCTGCGCACCTTGGTGTCCAAGGGCTTCACCCCGCGCCGGATCCGTGAGCTCGAGCCGCGCGTGCGCGACTTGGCGTGCCTGCATCTCGACGCCGCGCTGCAGCACGAATCCTTCGACTTCGTCGCCGAGTTCGCGGGAAAGCTGCCGATGGACGTCATCTCGGAGTTGATGGGCGTGCCCGAACCAGACCGCGCGCGCATCCGCGCGCTGGCCGACGGCGTCATGCACCGGGAGGACGGGGTGGCCGATGTCCCGGCGTCCGCCATGCAGGCCTCGGCAGAGTTGTTGGTGTATTACGCCGAGATGGTCAGCGAACGACGCAACAAGCCTTCGGAGGACTTGACGTCGGCGTTGCTGGAAGCCGAGATCGACGGGGACCGCCTCAGCGACGAAGAGATCATGGCGTTTCTGTTTCTGATGGTGGTGGCGGGCAACGAGACCACCACGAAATTGCTTGCCAACGCCGCCTATTGGGGCTGGAAGAATCCCGACGAGCTGGCCGGCGTGTTCGCCGACCACTCGCGCATCCCGCTGTGGGCCGAGGAGACGCTGCGCTACGACACGTCCAGTCAGATCCTGGCCCGTCATGTCGCGCAACCGTTCACTCTGTACGACACCACAATCCCCGAGGGTGAGGTGCTGTTGCTGCTGCCAGGTTCGGCCAACCGCGATGACAGGGTGTTCGAGCAACCCGACGACTACCGCATCGGCCGCGAAATCGGCTCCAAGCTGGTCAGTTTCGGCAGCGGAGCGCACTTCTGCCTCGGCGCCCACCTGGCGCGGATGGAAGCCCGGGTGGCGCTGGACGAACTGTTCAACCGGATCCGCTCTTATGAGGTGGACGAGGACAACGCCGTGCGGGTGCACTCCAGCAACGTGCGCGGATTCGCCCATCTCCCGATCACCGTGGAGGCCAAGTAA
- a CDS encoding SDR family oxidoreductase: MPRFEPHPARRPAIVAGASSGIGAASAVELAAHGFPVALGARRVEKCQEIVDQIRADGGEAIALPLDVTDADSVKDFVRQAGEKLGEIEVLVAGAGDTYFGRLHEIDTETFESQLQIHLIGANRLATAVLPGMLERQRGDLIFVGSDVALRQRPHMGAYGAAKAGLVSMVTNLQMELEGTGVRASIVHPGPTKTGMGWSLPPESIGQALEDWAKWGQARHDYFLRASDLARAIAFVAETPRGGFVVSMELQPEAPLFTTKDRQQLKLDEKALNS; the protein is encoded by the coding sequence ATGCCCCGCTTTGAGCCACATCCGGCCCGACGCCCAGCGATCGTCGCGGGCGCATCGTCGGGGATCGGCGCGGCGAGCGCCGTCGAGCTTGCCGCACATGGCTTTCCGGTGGCGCTCGGCGCTCGCCGAGTCGAAAAGTGCCAGGAGATCGTCGACCAGATCCGCGCCGACGGCGGTGAAGCAATCGCCCTGCCGCTCGATGTCACCGACGCGGATTCGGTCAAGGACTTCGTCCGCCAGGCCGGTGAGAAGCTGGGTGAGATCGAGGTGCTGGTCGCAGGCGCGGGGGATACCTACTTCGGACGGCTGCACGAAATCGACACCGAGACTTTCGAATCGCAGCTGCAGATCCACCTGATCGGGGCCAACCGGTTGGCCACCGCGGTGCTGCCCGGCATGCTCGAACGTCAGCGCGGCGACCTCATCTTCGTGGGTTCCGACGTGGCGCTGCGCCAGCGCCCGCACATGGGTGCCTACGGCGCGGCCAAGGCTGGGCTGGTGTCGATGGTGACCAACTTGCAGATGGAACTCGAGGGCACCGGCGTGCGAGCCTCCATCGTCCACCCCGGCCCCACCAAGACCGGCATGGGGTGGAGCCTGCCGCCCGAATCGATTGGCCAGGCGCTGGAAGATTGGGCCAAATGGGGTCAGGCTCGGCACGATTACTTCCTGCGGGCATCCGACCTGGCCCGGGCTATCGCGTTCGTCGCCGAGACGCCGCGCGGTGGCTTCGTGGTCAGCATGGAGCTGCAGCCCGAGGCGCCGTTGTTCACCACCAAAGACCGCCAGCAGCTGAAACTCGATGAGAAAGCGCTGAATTCGTGA
- a CDS encoding cytochrome P450: MTTAIVPRVSGGEDEHGHLEEFRTDPIGLMQRTRSECGDVGAFQLADKQVILLSGATANEFFFRSSDEELDQAEAYPFMTPIFGKGVVFDASPERRKEMLHNSALRGEQMKGHAATIEGEVKKMIADWGEQGEIDLLDFFAELTIYTSTACLIGLKFRNQLDSRFAHYYHELERGTDPLCYVDPYLPIESFQRRDQARKDLVALVQEIMNQRIADPPKDKRDRDMLDVLVSINDEEGNPRFSADEVTGMFISLMFAGHHTSSGTSAWTLIELIRHPDTYAEVLAELEELYADGQEVSFHALRQIPKLDNVVKETLRLHPPLIILMRVAKGDFEVEGFPIRNGDYVAASPAISNRIPEDFPEPDAFNPDRYNKPEQADIANRWTWIPFGAGRHRCVGAAFATMQIKAIFSVLLREYEFEMAQPADSYRNDHSKMVVQLARPATVRYRKRGRE; the protein is encoded by the coding sequence ATGACAACCGCCATCGTGCCGCGAGTCTCCGGCGGCGAAGACGAACACGGACACCTCGAAGAATTCCGGACCGACCCGATCGGCCTCATGCAGCGCACCCGCAGCGAATGTGGTGACGTCGGTGCGTTTCAGCTGGCGGACAAGCAAGTGATCCTGCTTTCCGGGGCGACCGCGAACGAATTCTTCTTCCGCTCTTCCGATGAAGAGCTCGACCAGGCCGAGGCGTACCCCTTCATGACCCCGATCTTTGGCAAAGGCGTCGTCTTCGACGCCAGCCCCGAGCGGCGCAAGGAGATGCTGCACAACTCGGCGCTGCGCGGAGAGCAGATGAAGGGCCATGCGGCCACCATCGAAGGCGAAGTCAAGAAGATGATCGCCGACTGGGGCGAGCAAGGCGAAATCGACCTCCTCGATTTCTTCGCGGAGTTGACCATCTACACCTCGACGGCCTGCCTGATCGGGCTGAAGTTCCGCAACCAGCTGGACTCCCGGTTCGCGCACTATTACCACGAACTCGAACGCGGCACCGATCCGCTGTGCTACGTCGATCCCTACCTGCCGATCGAGAGCTTTCAGCGCCGCGACCAAGCCCGCAAGGACTTGGTGGCGCTGGTGCAGGAGATCATGAATCAGCGGATCGCCGACCCGCCGAAGGACAAACGCGACCGCGACATGCTTGACGTGCTGGTGTCCATCAACGACGAGGAGGGCAACCCCCGGTTCTCCGCCGACGAGGTGACCGGCATGTTCATCTCGCTGATGTTCGCCGGGCACCACACCAGTTCCGGTACCTCGGCGTGGACGTTGATCGAGCTGATCCGCCATCCCGACACCTACGCCGAAGTGCTGGCCGAGCTGGAGGAGCTTTATGCCGACGGCCAGGAGGTGAGTTTCCATGCGCTGCGCCAAATCCCGAAGCTGGACAACGTGGTCAAGGAAACCTTGCGCCTGCACCCGCCGCTGATCATCTTGATGCGCGTCGCCAAGGGCGACTTCGAAGTCGAAGGCTTCCCCATCCGCAACGGTGACTACGTCGCCGCGTCCCCGGCGATCTCCAACCGCATCCCCGAGGATTTTCCCGAACCCGACGCCTTCAATCCCGACCGGTACAACAAGCCCGAACAGGCCGACATCGCAAACCGCTGGACCTGGATTCCGTTTGGCGCCGGCCGACACCGTTGTGTGGGTGCGGCTTTCGCCACCATGCAGATCAAGGCCATTTTCTCGGTGCTGTTGCGCGAGTATGAGTTCGAGATGGCCCAGCCCGCCGACAGCTACCGCAACGACCACTCCAAGATGGTGGTGCAGCTGGCCCGGCCCGCCACCGTGCGCTACCGCAAGCGTGGGCGCGAGTAA
- a CDS encoding ferredoxin translates to MCELEAPEYFSVPKRGKVEILDPEPPDDARDEVERAVQMCPTQALLIEEKEE, encoded by the coding sequence ATGTGTGAACTGGAAGCACCGGAGTATTTCAGCGTGCCCAAGCGGGGCAAGGTCGAGATTCTCGACCCGGAGCCCCCCGATGACGCCCGCGACGAAGTCGAGCGAGCGGTCCAAATGTGCCCTACCCAAGCACTACTCATTGAAGAGAAGGAAGAATGA
- a CDS encoding nuclear transport factor 2 family protein: MASHPREVLEDWVERWLEANRTAEREGDWKVLADFYADDATYGWNIGPKEDVMCVGIDEIRDIALGLEMEGLENWQYPYQKVIIDDKQGEIVGFWKQIATDADGSTSEIYGIGGSWFRLNADAKIEWQRDFFDFGHVQALYLDLMKAGKLSQGMQRRIERSLAGEKLPGYYPLGKTPVPIW; the protein is encoded by the coding sequence ATGGCTTCACATCCACGCGAGGTACTAGAAGACTGGGTCGAGCGCTGGCTGGAAGCCAACCGGACCGCCGAGCGCGAAGGCGACTGGAAGGTGCTCGCGGACTTCTACGCCGATGACGCCACCTACGGCTGGAACATCGGACCCAAAGAAGACGTGATGTGCGTGGGCATCGACGAGATCCGCGACATCGCGCTGGGCTTGGAGATGGAGGGCCTGGAGAACTGGCAGTACCCCTACCAGAAGGTGATCATCGACGACAAGCAAGGCGAAATCGTGGGCTTCTGGAAACAGATCGCCACCGACGCCGACGGCTCCACGTCGGAGATCTACGGCATCGGCGGTAGCTGGTTCCGGCTCAACGCGGACGCCAAGATCGAGTGGCAACGCGACTTCTTCGACTTCGGGCACGTGCAGGCGCTGTATCTGGACCTCATGAAAGCCGGGAAGCTCTCCCAGGGCATGCAGCGACGGATCGAGCGCAGCCTGGCAGGGGAAAAGCTGCCGGGGTACTACCCGTTGGGCAAGACGCCGGTCCCGATCTGGTGA